The nucleotide window CGCTTGAAGGAGTTGCCAATTGCTTATTTTGGCTTGCAATACTTGCAGCGGTATATTGCGGAATCATAAATCCGGAGTTCAATCCCGGATTATCAACCAAGAAAGCGGGAAGATTACGCAATCCCGAAATCAATTGATAGGTTCTGCGCTCAGAAATACTTCCCAATTCAGCCAAAGCAATCGCCATAAAATCCAAAGCCAAAGCCAAAGGCTGTCCATGAAAATTTCCGCCTGAAATAATCTGATCGCTTTCGATAAATATATTAGGATTATCGGTTACCGAATTAATCTCTGTTTTAAAAACTTTCTTCACATAATCTAGGGCATCTTTTGACGCTCCATGCACTTGTGGAATACAGCGGAACGAATACGGGTCTTGTACATGAGTTTTTGACTGTTCAATAATTTCACTTCCGCCCAAAAATCCTTTTACTCTTTTTGCAGTTGCAATCTGACCATTATGAGGTCGTATATAATGTATCAACTCATTAAAAGGTTCTATCCTACCATCAAAACCTTCCAACGAAATTGTTCCAATCAAATCGGCTAAAAACGAAAACTTATTTGCCTTCATTAAAATATGAGCACCATAAGCACTCATAAATTGAGTCCCGTTCAACAAAGCCAAGCCTTCTTTGGATTGTAACACAATTGGCTCCCAACCAAAATACATTAAAACTTCTGTCGAATGCACTTTTCTACCTTCAAACCAAACTTCACCTTCTCCTAATAACGGTAATGACAAATGTGCCAAAGGAGCCAAATCTCCTGAAGCTCCAAGTGAACCTTGCGTGTAAACAACCGGCAGTATATCATTATTGTAAAAGTCCAATAATCGCTCCACCGTTTGCAATTGCACTCCCGAATGTCCGTAACTTAAAGATTGAATTTTCAGCAACAACATCAATTTAACAATTTCGCTTGGCACTTCCTCCCCTGTTCCGCAAGCATGCGATTTCACAAGGTTTTCCTGAAGTTTGGACAAATTTTCATTAGAAATCTTAACATTACATAACGATCCAAAACCTGTATTGATTCCGTAAATGGGTTCCGGATGTGAAGCCATTTTTGCATCCAAATATTTTCTGCAATTGATAATATTGGCTTTTGCATTCTCTGAAAGAGCAATCGATTTATTATAAGAAATGATCTCTTGTAAAGTTTCAAAAGAAAGCAAATCTGTGCTTATATAATGTACATTCTCCATTTTGGCTGATTTTAAGTGTTCAAAATTCCACAAATCAACATTAAAAACCAATTTTTTTTAACAATAATTAAAAATTAGCTCGAAAAAACAAACCACTATTGACTAAAAGTCCATAGTTCTGGCTTGCCAAACTAAAAGTCTGCAAGATTGGATTTCGAAAAATTCATAAAATTGCCACAGATTCACAGATTAGAATGATTTTAAAATCTGTGAATCTGCGGCAAATGAATGTTTTTTTTAGAAACTAAAACCGAATGCAATAAAGTGCATAGTTTTAAACTTTATTTCAGATCGATAAAATTCTCCAATTATTTTTTGCCCTTCACAACCTCTTTAAAAAGTTTCTGCTTTTATAAGATCAAAAGCACAAATAGCTATTTTTAAACAAAAAACCATATTGCTTTAACCTAGATTCAACATTAAAAGAAACTTAAAATTCATATTGAAAACAAAGATAATCTCAAAAAACAAAGAAATAAATTACGCAATTTTAAATTTGACTCAAAATTGATTTTTAATTATTGAACTATTCGCAAAAACGAACGATAAAGCTTTGTTTTTTCATAAAAAACTGTACTTTTGAAAAATCAAAAATGAAAGCTTTTAACAGTACATATCACTCTTCTTTGACAACCAAAATTTGGGTTGCGCTTGCTGTTACAACTACATCTACTACAACTACTACCCCGTAGGGGTATTCTTTTTTACATATAGTCCAATTTTATTCTATCTTTTTTATAAAGAAGGAAAGTCATGGGTGCATAGAAGCCTTTTGCATTTTTATAAAAAAACAGAATACAAAACAAAATCGTTACGATTTAAAACATTGATAATCATACAAAAATAGTGGTGTTAAATCACTCTAAAACAAATATAAAAATATCATGAAAGTATTAAAGTTTGGCGGAACTTCGGTGGCCAATGCAGAAAACATAAAATTAGTTTTAGATATAGTTATAAATAAAGCACAAGACGAAAAACTTGTTGTTGTAGTATCCGCTTTAAGCAAAGTAACCGATTTATTGCAATTGGCAGCCTCAAAAGCCGCTTCCAATGACGAAAGCTTCAAAGATATTGTTACCGAAATAGAGAAAAAACATTTAGAAGCACTTAAGCAACTTATTCCTGTAAGTGAGCAAAGTGGTTTGTTGAGCCATATCAAACGCATCATTAATCATTTAGAAACTTTGCTTGACGGTTGTTTCTTATTGGGTGAACTTTCAGCAAGAACTTTGGATACAATTTTAAGTTTTGGTGAATTATTGTCCTCCTATATAATTGCCGAAGCTTTAAAACAAAAACTAAAAAACAGCAGTTACAAAGACAGCCGCGAATTGATCAAAACCAACAATCATTTTGGAAAAGCAGCTGTAAACTTCGACCTTTCAAATAAATTGATTGCTGATTTTTTTGCTTCAAATGAAAATCAAGTGGTTGTAATGCCTGGTTTCATTGCAACTTCCGAAGATGGAATTATCACAACTCTTGGTCGTGGCGGTTCTGATTATACTGCAGCAATTATTGCCGGAGCTTTGAATGCTACTGATTTGGAAATTTGGACAGATGTAAACGGAATGTTCACTGCCAACCCTAAAATCGTAAAACAAGCACAACCAATCGCTACAATTTCATACCAAGAAGCAATGGAATTGTCGCATTTTGGAGCCAAAGTATTGTATCCACCAACTATTCAGCCGGTTTTAAGAAAAAATATTCCGATTTTAATCAAGAATACTTTTGAACCACAAGCCGAAGGAACTTTGATTTCCAATAATGTTTCAAAACATATCAATCCTGTAAAAGGAATTAGCCATATTGACAATATTACTTTGATTACTCTTGAAGGCTCCGGAATGATTGGAGTTGCAGGATCCTCAAAGCGTTTATTCGAAGTTTTATCGCATGAAGGTATCAACGTAATTTTTATTACTCAAGCTTCATCGGAGCATTCTATATGTATTGGTATCCAAAACTCGGATGCCGAAACTGCTGAGGCCGCCATAAATAAAGCTTTCCAAATAGAAATTGCCCAAAACAAAATTGATCCATGTATTGTTGAACAAGGTCTTTGCATCATCGCTTTGGTTGGTGAAAACATGAAAAACCATCAAGGTTTAAGCGGTAGAATGTTTAGCACTTTAGGAAAAAACAATGTCAACATCAGAGCAATTGCCCAAGGTGCTTCAGAGCGAAACATTTCGGTTGTCATCAATGAAAGAGACGTTAAAAAAGCACTGAACTCTTTGCACGAAAACTTCTTTGAAGAAAACATCAAACAGTTAAACTTGTTTGTAATGGGAGTTGGAAATGTAGGAGAGAAATTCATTGAGCAAATTCACCAACAAAAGAAATTCTTAAAAGAGAATTTAAAAATAAATCTTAGAGTTATTGGTATTTCCAATTCCAGAAAAATGTATTTTGACGAAGACGGAATGTCTCTGAAAGAATGGCAATCGCTTTTGGAAAAAGGGGAAACTGCCAATATGGAACAATTTATCGCTAAGGTAAAAGAACTCAACTTACGTAACAGTATTTTTGTGGATATTACTGCCAATGCCGAAGTTTCTAAAACTTATGATCAATATTTAAAACAAAACGTTGCCGTTGTAACTTGTAACAAAATTGCTTGTTCATCTGCCTACGATAATTACAAAAACCTAAAAAGTTTATCGCGTCAATTCAACGCTCCTTTCCTTTTTGAAACAAACGTTGGAGCCGGATTACCAATCATTGATACCGTTAAAAACTTAATTGCTTCCGGTGATAAAGTACACAAAATTCAAGCCGTTTTGTCAGGTAGTTTAAACTTTATCTTCAACAACTTCAGTGAAACTTACAGTTTTCATGACGTAGTAAAAGAAGCTGGCGTTCAA belongs to Flavobacterium aquiphilum and includes:
- the hutH gene encoding histidine ammonia-lyase: MENVHYISTDLLSFETLQEIISYNKSIALSENAKANIINCRKYLDAKMASHPEPIYGINTGFGSLCNVKISNENLSKLQENLVKSHACGTGEEVPSEIVKLMLLLKIQSLSYGHSGVQLQTVERLLDFYNNDILPVVYTQGSLGASGDLAPLAHLSLPLLGEGEVWFEGRKVHSTEVLMYFGWEPIVLQSKEGLALLNGTQFMSAYGAHILMKANKFSFLADLIGTISLEGFDGRIEPFNELIHYIRPHNGQIATAKRVKGFLGGSEIIEQSKTHVQDPYSFRCIPQVHGASKDALDYVKKVFKTEINSVTDNPNIFIESDQIISGGNFHGQPLALALDFMAIALAELGSISERRTYQLISGLRNLPAFLVDNPGLNSGFMIPQYTAASIASQNKQLATPSSVDSIVSSNGQEDHVSMGANGATKCLHIMDNLERILAIELMNASQAIEYRRPLQSSDFIEMFLKSYREEVPLVKEDRILHYDIEKTVIFLNSFQVDEDLLTLA
- the thrA gene encoding bifunctional aspartate kinase/homoserine dehydrogenase I yields the protein MKVLKFGGTSVANAENIKLVLDIVINKAQDEKLVVVVSALSKVTDLLQLAASKAASNDESFKDIVTEIEKKHLEALKQLIPVSEQSGLLSHIKRIINHLETLLDGCFLLGELSARTLDTILSFGELLSSYIIAEALKQKLKNSSYKDSRELIKTNNHFGKAAVNFDLSNKLIADFFASNENQVVVMPGFIATSEDGIITTLGRGGSDYTAAIIAGALNATDLEIWTDVNGMFTANPKIVKQAQPIATISYQEAMELSHFGAKVLYPPTIQPVLRKNIPILIKNTFEPQAEGTLISNNVSKHINPVKGISHIDNITLITLEGSGMIGVAGSSKRLFEVLSHEGINVIFITQASSEHSICIGIQNSDAETAEAAINKAFQIEIAQNKIDPCIVEQGLCIIALVGENMKNHQGLSGRMFSTLGKNNVNIRAIAQGASERNISVVINERDVKKALNSLHENFFEENIKQLNLFVMGVGNVGEKFIEQIHQQKKFLKENLKINLRVIGISNSRKMYFDEDGMSLKEWQSLLEKGETANMEQFIAKVKELNLRNSIFVDITANAEVSKTYDQYLKQNVAVVTCNKIACSSAYDNYKNLKSLSRQFNAPFLFETNVGAGLPIIDTVKNLIASGDKVHKIQAVLSGSLNFIFNNFSETYSFHDVVKEAGVQGFTEPDPKIDLSGIDVARKILILIRESGYKMEIEEIQNESFLPAACMETTNNEAFFASLIEHSKHFESILAEAKQKDSRLKFVAQFEDGKASVGLQFIPKDHPFYNLEGKDNIVLFYTDRYVDQPLLIKGAGAGAAVTASGIFADVIRIGNI